The Sneathiella limimaris region AAGACACCGATTATACCCAAGCAGAAATAGGCAAAAGCATGCTGAATTTTATCGCTTATCGCCACTGCAGTTTCCGGCAAGGTATCAACAGGTATAAGAGATCCAATGGTAATAACAGTTGCAATCACGACCCATAATAGCTTGAGAAGGTGATGCGCAAATTCCCTTTTACTTTTTAACAACTGACACTCCGATGCAACGCCGTTAACCATTTCTATAAGTCTTTTTCTTATTTTAATAAAATCCAATGACCAAGTTCCCTATAAATGGAGCGGCTTTGGATTTGGTTCTTTTGTAATAAGTAAGCGTAATTCGAATAAAAACCTATATACTAAGTTGCATATTGATCAGAAAGACTGACTTGGATGAATAAGTTGAGTGCTATTCAGGAGCAGAAACTGACATTAGAGGGGGGCAAAAGTTATCCACTTTCGTCAAAGGTCCTCTCTGGTTTATTTAGCTTTATCGATACGCTTCTTATTGTTGCGGCGGGATATTCGGCATATGCCCTGATTTTGGGAAGTCCGCTCTATATTCGTGAAATCTACCTGTTTGCGATCTTCTTTATCTTCAGTTCCTACTTTTTTGTTGGCCGATATGCAGGGATTTATGAATTTTCAGCAATAATGGCACCGATTGGGGTGATTTCCAGGATCGGCGGCGCTTGCGTGATCACTTTTCTTCTGTTGTTAGCCCTCGCGTTCTCTCTGCATATCTCGGATGAATTTTCCAGAATCTGGATTTACAGTTTCTTTGCTCTGTGTTTTGGATTTATCGTTTCAGCCAGAATTATCGGATATATCCTGATGATCTATCTTGCGAGAAAAAGACTTATCTCGCGAAACATTGCAATCGTCGGCGCAGGACCTCAGGCCAATCATTTGATTGAAGAACTGAGTCACGGTCAAAAATATCCTCTGAATAACGTTGTTGGTCTTTTTGATGACCGCGCGTCCCGGATTGATACCTCAAAATTAAAATGCGCTTTCTTAGGAAATATTGAGGCCCTGAAACAATATACACGGAAGCGACATGTCGACGATATTGTTGTCGCCCTTCCCTGGCATGCGGACGAACGCCAGGCAGAGATTGTACAGCAACTTCGTGAGCTTCCGGCCCATGTGCATTTAGTCTCAGACCTTGTCGGTTTTAGGTTTCCTAATAAGCCCTCGCCGAAGCATTTTGGATCTATCCCAATGATCGAGGTGATCGACTCTCCACTCTCCGGATGGGGTGTGATGTTAAAGTGGCTTGAGGATAAAATTCTGAGTGCACTCTTGATCCTATTATTCTCTCCGGTCTTCATTTGCCTAGCTTTAGCTATCCGCCTTGAAAGCCGTGGCCCTATTTTGTTCAAGCAAAAACGTTATGGGTATAACAATCAGGAATTTGAAATCTTCAAGTTCCGATCAATGTATCATGGTGACGTACCGGAAAAAGTCACAAAACAAGCTACGAGAGACGATCCCCGAATAACAAAAGTTGGCAAATTTATCCGCAGAACCAGTCTCGATGAACTTCCGCAATTATTTAATGTGTTTCTTGGATCTATGTCATTAGTAGGCCCACGCCCTCACGCTGTGGATCACAACGAAGAATATTCTTCCTTGATCGAAGGATATTTCGGTCGGCACAAAGTCAAACCCGGCATCACAGGGTGGGCCCAGGTTAAAGGCTTGAGGGGCGAAACTGATACGCTAGATAAGATGGAGGCCCGTGTTAAACATGACGTGTATTATTGTGAAAATTGGTCGATCCTTTTTGACATTCAAATTCTGATCATGACGGCCTTTGTTGGCTTCATCAACAAGAACGCCTATTAAAAAAACGGACGAAAAAACTAATGCCTTTCACCTTTCAAGCGAGTAATGCACTATTTATTTACACTTTTCTGTGTAAAGAAGGGTGTAGTGGGGGATTAGAGCTATGGAATTCACCAAAATTGAATATTTTACGTCCAAACTTTGACAAAAAGAGCGGTCAATCTGCGTAGCTGGAATAGTGAAAACAAGAGCCTGATATGACAACTGAATATTACAATATGGAAGAAGAGGAAAGCTCCTTCGATTTTTCGCAGATTTTGTCGATCGCGAAACGGCGTTTCTTTTTCTTTTTGATACCTGCAATGCTGGGTGCAATATTAGCAGTTGTCGTCGTTTACTTGATCCCGCAACGTTATGAATCCCTTGGCACCGTTCTCGTTGAAAGCCAACAAATCCCTGTAGAACTTGTTCAATCGACCGTGACATCAGACCCTAATCAGCGGATTACGACAATTCGACAACGTGTCATGACACGGAGTAATCTTGTCAAGATTATAGATAAGTATGACGTTTTTGCTGAAGATCGCAAAAGATTATCAGTAACCCAGCTAGTAGAACAGATGCAGGAGCGTATACTTCTAGACGTAATTACTTCTCAGGTAGGGTCAAGTATAAGAAACACTGCAACAATTGCCTTTAAGGTTGGTTTTCAGCATGAAGACCCTAATATTTCTGCAAAAGTAGCGAACGAGTTTGTAACTCTATTTTTAAGTGAAAATGTAAAAACACGGACAGAAAGAGCGACAGAAACAACTCAATTCCTTGAACAGGAGGCTGAAAAGCTCAAAGTAGAGCTCAACAAAGCGGAAGCTGCGATATCTGATTACAAACGAAAACATAGCAATAGCCTGCCAGAACATCTAAATATTAGAATGGGAACGCTAGAAAGGACCGAGGCAGAAATTAAGTCTCTTCAGCTCCAAATTGAAAACTTAATAGAAGAAAGAAAGTATCTCGAACTCGAGCTATCTTCAGCTGAGTCAGGCAATTTTTCCCAGTCAGGTGTTTCTGAAACTCCCGAAAACACGACACAGTTGGAGCTTGAAAAAGCAAAAGACCAACTAACAAATTCCTTATCTCAGCTCACTGATAAACACCCAACGGTTAAAGGCCTTCGAAGAAAAGTCGAAGCTCTAGAAGCTCAATTGCGGGAAGAATTAGCAACAAACACCGAGGAAAAGGATTCCATAAAATCCTTCAGTCCCTCCAAGCAAAGGCTTTTGGATCGAATCCAAATTCGATTAGACTCTAATTCTAAAGCTATTGCAGCTGCCAATGAAAACCTGAGTAAATTACGTGAAAAAGCAGCGAATACCGAGGAATTGATCCTCAAAACTCCTGAAGTTGAAAGGCAATTGGTTGTCTTCAACAGAAATTACAATGAAATACTTGAAAAATATGCAGAACTTGAAGCGAAACAAGGCAAGGCCAAGCTGGCTCAAAACCTTGAGGAAGAGAAAAAGGCTGAACGTTTCGTTCTGTTAGAGCCACCTATTGTCCCTACGGAGCCCGTTTGGCCAAACCGCCCAAAATTTATAGGAATTGGAGTATTTCTTGCGTTTTCAGCGGGCATTGGTACTGCAGTTCTGATAGAATTAGTAGATCGGCGGGTAAGAACCGCAAAAGAACTGGAAAAGCTTCTAAAGAGTCCACCGCTCGTCACAATTCCCTACATCAAGACACAGCGAGATATTCAGAAAAAACGTTATAAACTCGGTGCCATCCTTTTAGCACCAGCCCTAGTTATGACGGCTGGTGCTGCGATGATCCATTTCTTTTATAAACCACTAGATTTACTGTTTTACAGAATATGGGCGATGGTCGAACGCCTAAATATTTTGCCATTTTAGGAGGCCGATGTGGAACGGATTAAAGATGCCATTTCCAAGGCACGAGAAACTCAAGGCCGCTCCCCAGATTTGGGAGTAAGAAAGGCTGTTCGTCCTGTCAACAAAGCTCATGAGGCCGATCAAGAAGACATTTCCTATAGCCAAACTCAAGTTATTGAGCTCAACACCAAGCATCTAGAGGCCAATCGGATCATCACCTTTGACAGTGAGGATCCGGACGCTGTAGCCTTTGATGTCCTCAGAACGCAAGTCTTGAGCAAAATGGAAGAAAACGGTTGGAAGACTCTGGGTATTACTAGCCCATCACCAGAATGCGGCAAAACAGTAGTATCACTTAATTTGGCCTTGAGTATAGCGAAACAGACAGATAAAACCGCGCTTGTAGCAGATTTCGACTTGCGTCGCCCTCGAATTTCGAGATATTTGGGCATTCATCCTGAAAAAAGCCTTTTCGACGTCTTTAACAATGATGCAGAAGTCCAGGACGTTTTGATTAACCCAAGCTTCCCGCGGCTGGTCGTCTTACCGAATAACACACCTGTAAAAAATTCTGCCGAGACTTTGATGTCCAAGAAAGCTAAGGCTCTGGTACAGGAACTTCGCAACCGATATCAAAACAGAATTGTAATTTTTGATTTACCACCACTTATGGCAGGCGATGACACCATTGCCTTCTTACCGCAGGTAGATTGTGTCTTGCTCGTTGTGGCCAGCGGTGAAACAAAACCTGTTGAGGTGAAAGAAGCTCGCCGTCAAATACAGTCCAACAATCTATTGGGCGTCGTTCTAAATAAGGCGAACGAACGTCAAACTCATTATTATTACTAGGTTTGATTGAATTTTTAGGATTCCCCCATATATCTTCGAGATTAATGGGAAAACATGAACATCACTTTATTGGGGGACGATAAGTGACACAAATGACTGATACTACCGGCCAGCAACAACCAGATTGGTCAAAATACTTGCTTCCTGTCAGTTTAATCCTGGTCTTAGTCTTCTATTTCCCAGATGCCCATCTTCTTTGGGACGCCTGGATGAATTCTGAAGAATTCAGTCACGGCCCTTTGATGCTCGCTGTTTCGCTATATCTTCTCTGGAAAAGACGCGAGTTATTGAAACGCCCTGATAATAAGGGTCGATTTATCGGTGTAGCAATCACAGCCTTTTCAATTGTGGTATATTCTCTGGCAATCAAGGCTGGGATTGAGAATGTCCGTCACCTCAGTACATTTGCTATTATTTTTGGACTTTTCCTAACTTTTGGTGGGTTCGCTTACGCCCGTTTTGTTTTTCCTTCGCTGATACTTTTACCTTTCGTTGTCCCCCCTCCAAGCTTTTTAAACTCCAATCTCTCATACGGGTTGCAACTTTTTTCATCGGATGTCAGTGTTTTCTGGCTGCGCTCGATCGGAATTACCGTCTTTCAAGATGGTAATATCATTGACCTTGGCAAAATGAAGCTTGAAGTCGCCGAAGCATGCAGCGGTTTGAGATACCTATACCCGATGATCGGCCTTGGCGCTCTTTCAGGGATGCTCTTTGACATCAAACTCTGGAAACGCATACTCTTTCTGATTTTGGCAGCAGCTGTTTCTATTTTTATGAACAGCGTCCGGATTTTCTTAACGGGTGCGTTTGTTGAATTCACGGATATGGGTGTCTCAGAAGGCTTTTTTCACCTATTTGAAGGTTGGGTTTTCTTCCTTATCTCCTTTGCCCTGACTTTGGCAGTGTGTTGGCTGACACTCACCAAGAAGGAGAAAGCAACAATAGGTAACGGGGTTCTGAAAATTGAGCCTGGATCGGAAACAATCTATCAAACACGATCTCAAACACCTGTTTATGCTGTAATCGCCCTGTGTGTATGTCTTGTGCCTCTATCATTCGCGCTTCGCTCCATTGATCCTGTTATTCCTGAAAGAGACTCCTTTGCCAGCTTCCCTCTCTTGAT contains the following coding sequences:
- a CDS encoding VanZ family protein, which encodes MDFIKIRKRLIEMVNGVASECQLLKSKREFAHHLLKLLWVVIATVITIGSLIPVDTLPETAVAISDKIQHAFAYFCLGIIGVLAWRSFKYRLLVVTISFLIGIGIEYVQPLTGRHFEYADMLANTSGLVTAIVLGSIWHYRKKTTNSIN
- the xrtD gene encoding VPLPA-CTERM-specific exosortase XrtD, whose translation is MTDTTGQQQPDWSKYLLPVSLILVLVFYFPDAHLLWDAWMNSEEFSHGPLMLAVSLYLLWKRRELLKRPDNKGRFIGVAITAFSIVVYSLAIKAGIENVRHLSTFAIIFGLFLTFGGFAYARFVFPSLILLPFVVPPPSFLNSNLSYGLQLFSSDVSVFWLRSIGITVFQDGNIIDLGKMKLEVAEACSGLRYLYPMIGLGALSGMLFDIKLWKRILFLILAAAVSIFMNSVRIFLTGAFVEFTDMGVSEGFFHLFEGWVFFLISFALTLAVCWLTLTKKEKATIGNGVLKIEPGSETIYQTRSQTPVYAVIALCVCLVPLSFALRSIDPVIPERDSFASFPLLIDGMIAEEDQLPRIEQEILQMSDYYLGHYRAEGLPPITLFAGYYEQQSAGRTPHSPRVCIPSGGWKITDLTTISLNNNGISVPVNRVMIGKGEQKLLVYYWFQQRGKYIANEYMAKFNLLLGGLKSNRTDGALIRLSMPVGTEMSEVVADQRLADFAGELFEILPKFIPNE
- a CDS encoding AAA family ATPase gives rise to the protein MERIKDAISKARETQGRSPDLGVRKAVRPVNKAHEADQEDISYSQTQVIELNTKHLEANRIITFDSEDPDAVAFDVLRTQVLSKMEENGWKTLGITSPSPECGKTVVSLNLALSIAKQTDKTALVADFDLRRPRISRYLGIHPEKSLFDVFNNDAEVQDVLINPSFPRLVVLPNNTPVKNSAETLMSKKAKALVQELRNRYQNRIVIFDLPPLMAGDDTIAFLPQVDCVLLVVASGETKPVEVKEARRQIQSNNLLGVVLNKANERQTHYYY
- a CDS encoding undecaprenyl-phosphate glucose phosphotransferase, producing the protein MNKLSAIQEQKLTLEGGKSYPLSSKVLSGLFSFIDTLLIVAAGYSAYALILGSPLYIREIYLFAIFFIFSSYFFVGRYAGIYEFSAIMAPIGVISRIGGACVITFLLLLALAFSLHISDEFSRIWIYSFFALCFGFIVSARIIGYILMIYLARKRLISRNIAIVGAGPQANHLIEELSHGQKYPLNNVVGLFDDRASRIDTSKLKCAFLGNIEALKQYTRKRHVDDIVVALPWHADERQAEIVQQLRELPAHVHLVSDLVGFRFPNKPSPKHFGSIPMIEVIDSPLSGWGVMLKWLEDKILSALLILLFSPVFICLALAIRLESRGPILFKQKRYGYNNQEFEIFKFRSMYHGDVPEKVTKQATRDDPRITKVGKFIRRTSLDELPQLFNVFLGSMSLVGPRPHAVDHNEEYSSLIEGYFGRHKVKPGITGWAQVKGLRGETDTLDKMEARVKHDVYYCENWSILFDIQILIMTAFVGFINKNAY
- a CDS encoding GumC family protein: MTTEYYNMEEEESSFDFSQILSIAKRRFFFFLIPAMLGAILAVVVVYLIPQRYESLGTVLVESQQIPVELVQSTVTSDPNQRITTIRQRVMTRSNLVKIIDKYDVFAEDRKRLSVTQLVEQMQERILLDVITSQVGSSIRNTATIAFKVGFQHEDPNISAKVANEFVTLFLSENVKTRTERATETTQFLEQEAEKLKVELNKAEAAISDYKRKHSNSLPEHLNIRMGTLERTEAEIKSLQLQIENLIEERKYLELELSSAESGNFSQSGVSETPENTTQLELEKAKDQLTNSLSQLTDKHPTVKGLRRKVEALEAQLREELATNTEEKDSIKSFSPSKQRLLDRIQIRLDSNSKAIAAANENLSKLREKAANTEELILKTPEVERQLVVFNRNYNEILEKYAELEAKQGKAKLAQNLEEEKKAERFVLLEPPIVPTEPVWPNRPKFIGIGVFLAFSAGIGTAVLIELVDRRVRTAKELEKLLKSPPLVTIPYIKTQRDIQKKRYKLGAILLAPALVMTAGAAMIHFFYKPLDLLFYRIWAMVERLNILPF